The following nucleotide sequence is from Mercenaria mercenaria strain notata unplaced genomic scaffold, MADL_Memer_1 contig_4922, whole genome shotgun sequence.
ATTCAAagtaaacagataaaacaaatcatgatcttcacaaaagcatatgaaaactaaaatagaaaaaggtttataacacttttaaattgagtgtgtataattttactcaaaaaatgatgtgagtacaataagcctctgcaattttgtcaggcgcgataatcatcgtttaaaaactattgtattttaagttgaaactagttcttacaacttcgATAAAttgctctcaacacccattccaaaTAGAATccacctcgagtttagattttttggttgtgttgtaaatttaaaaatgaaatagatagtttaaaacaaacgcattACAAACTGCTGtacttcatagaaaaatgatagtattttgtgattttacaagttattctatttttctgagactctggatgcctaggacaaacctaaattataataagtatggtccagtatacctgagtacacctcactaaaataattataattttactaTGAAactgccgatttttataattgatattgcattgtgttcccaataaattgctctataatgtgccgaaaactacatctaaaaataaccagcggttacggaactacatacggagtaacattacatattgaacgcccctcgtagttTGCAAATTAATCCTTAGCACATGAAGGTATATTAGTCTATAAATCGAATCATATCACATAATGCTACATTAGATAGTACAGTCTTGTCTTAAGCATCCTTAATACAGTGCCACTTTTATATGTATTAACTAAGTAAACAACACTATACTGAAAATCATGTATAAGTGGCACTGTGGAAACAtaatcaaacaaatgtattatgaCACTCACCTGGGGTTTCGGAAGTACTGGGACTGGAACATGCTGAGCTATTTCCTTTGGtcttactttttcttttatatctagATTAATAAAAAGTAGTTAACTGAAATTTTGTTTACGGTTTGACacaatcatttaaatataaacagcattttaaaactttaaatctagtaacaaagatattgtaaaatattgatttaaaagcCCAGAACTAACTTTAAGAAAGTGTGTCATTGATTGTCGTTTTATAACATGTTTGACGTATAAGCGTTACCGTTATAAATTCTAATTGTAATCGCATTATTGTATAATTGGACTCAATTATATGGTATATAAAGTGAATTTTTAATAATACTTACCAGCTTTGTTGCTTTGCTTGATTGTTTGCATATTTCCAAGTTGTTTACAATCTTTGACAGAACGTTCTAGGTTACCATCACAACTAAATTCGTAaacagaaattttgtttttacccTTGATATTATCAAGTTGTTCCCGAAGACCATTAAGTTTAGGTTTTTGTAATACTGAACTAACAAAGAGTTTTTGAGGTCGGTCACTATATGACACAAACACATCACTCAAGCGCGATGTTTCATTCATTACTCCTTCAGTTTCTTTTTCTAACTTGTCAATACTCTTCATATCCATGGCCTTTATATCTTCTCCTTGCTTTAACATGTCGTTTGTCAGTTTAGTAACATGCAAAATCATTTCTTCTTTAAACGCGTTTACATCTCTTGTAAACTTGTCATGGATATCAACAACTTGAATCTTGTTACTCTTAAGAGAAGTAAACATTTCTTCTGCTTCAAGATGACACTTTTCTGCTCTTCTAATCAAATCTTTACAGTCCTGACTGTCTTTGAATTGTCTAGCCTTGTCACGAATGTATTCGACCCTACAGCTTTTATGTTCAAAAATCATACAATCGCCGCAGCCAATTTTCTCGTGATGTGAACAATAAAACTTAACGACCTCATTGCAATGTAGTTTACACTTCTCTAGGTCATCTGATCCTTTATTCTCTTGTAACGACTGTACTTCGTTCAAGTCTGTGAATTCGTGATGCCTACTTATTTTTCGTTTTTTATGTTTATCAAAACATGTACTACACATGTATTCTTCACATTCCTCACAAAATCCATCTGCATGTGTAACTTTGTCATCATCTTCACATATATTACACAATGTATTATTTTCACCAGTCGAAATTGTCTTTCCTGGCACTTCCATAGCAAAAATACACACAgtcgtttttttatttatttttttgaaataagatATATGAAATGAAGAAATATCAATAATGATTTAAGCACGTCTCTATCTATATCAGATGTTTATTAGTTTAATGTACCCTGTTTCACCAAGCAGATATCAGTGTGTATAGATATATTATCTGATATATAAACAAACAACTCCCTACACTATGATATAGTTAAGATAAAAATAGCGACTAGGTCAAACCCATATATACAATTCAATACATGTAGGGAATATTGAATAAATGTATCTTAATGATTGTCAGGCATTTCCATTCGCGTTTGGCTTATTATTTAGATaatgtagaatctggtaaataagcgcataatTGAATATAAGcccatatcaaaagtaagcgcatatgGCCTTATCGTTATatcgtatgggataataagcgcatgtcttGCCCTTACCATagttttgtctcgaaagtaggcgcatattcgattactggtaaacaaacaataGATGTAgcaaaaagacgtaattaacTGTATTATACcatgataattgtttatcataaatacaggcgacaagtgttcttacctgttgaatagccgataGGTGTTGAAAGATTTTACCGTCTGTTGTCTGATAAAACAATAATTGTTTACGACAATCATGCTTTtcgaatagaaaatgttttcaataaatgaaagTAGAGGTTTGAATatcaggccccaatttcacgaaaaaccttaagtaattacttagttaagtctgttattttaaaatcatgctattgcttaagctattgttatttaatgtcgattttttctataccaatgtatttatagctaaattaaactatggttagtagtatttgtctgcagtactcatttcagtcacgcaaatattatatttctatttaagcacgatataacgaacttaagtatttacttaagtttatttcttatttttattcttcattttctgtaaaattcagacttgttgtgctttgatctatgaaatagtcatgtacgggtctgatatagatgaaaaagtcaacattgaagacagataaagggcaaaaacaagcatttgaaataacagacttaactaagcaattacttaagtttcttttgtgaaatttgggccagaaaagttgtttgcgttTTCGTAAtagtttgtcattcttttgtaaatctgtgaaaaaaatatgaacaaaatgctACAATCTTATTGTagaacaattattgaatggtccgagagattgaacattatttgcaaattatgtattcattatgctttcattttgtctaaatactgtatgcaataaaaggaagtagttcaTTGCGCACGTCTATgaccatgttttactttcgtttctCAACCAAGGTAAGCATTGTCAATAttcttaatatatcaaaaataggcacACACAGCTTGTCtgtaagcgcatatcaaatataagggcgtagttttggcttaagtataagtgcatatcaaaaataggcgcataaaagtgtcactaaaaatattataagcgtatacgcttatttaccagattttacagtattatttttaaagcatcttTATCAAAGGTAAATAccaaaaacaaatgtttacattttttaaatcaataCTTGTCTTTATATATTGACCCGACAGTAATGAATTATCTTTACATTTCCGGAAATAATTATTCGGTGTCCGAGTCTGAAAGAAATGTATTCCTAtcgaatatacatgtatacatgtctCAACTAATATCATGACGCATGCGTAGATAGCTGTGTGGACAAAATATTAGCTACCAATCTTGGCGTTGTGTCCATAGTGtaaccatatttttttatttccaatttaATATGCCATTTTAACAGATACTTATCTAATCAAATGTATCATGAATCAAACTAATCACGActaatttattgaaagaaatacacttcTAATAcaagaaaatgttacaaaatgaataaaacataatcTAAATATTTAGGTTTAAAGACAAATAACATGTCCCCAGCTTTTCAACGTGTTTTCTGgacagaagaaaaaaatatcaacagtTTTCAGAATCAACATGAATATTACCCTATCTATACAGATAAAAAGCCTTATCTACAGTTTTCAGAAGCATCATGAATATTACCTGTCTATACAGAACAAAATCTTAATCATTCTACAGTTTCCGGAAACATCATGAATATTAGCTATCTGTATAGAGGAGAAACCTTGTCTATATTATTAAGAAACATCATAAATATTACCTATGTATAGAGAAGAGTAACCTTATCTACATTATTCAGAAACATCATGAACATTACCTAACTATACAGAAGATAATCCTAATCTACATTATTCAGAAACATCATGAATATTATCTTATCAATACAGAAGAGAAAATATCTGCAGTAATTAGAAATAACATGACTATTACCTTATCTGTACAGGAGAGAAACTTTATCTACATCATTCAGAAACATCATGAACATTACCTAACTATACAGAAGATAATCCTAATCTACATTATTCAGAAACATCATGAATATTATCTTATCAATACAGAAGAGAAAATATCTGCAGTATTTAGAAATAACATGAATATTACCTTATCTGTACAAGAGAGAAACTGTATCTTCATTATTCAGAAACATGATGGCCATAACCTTATAAGGGAAACTTTATCTACATTATTCAGACACATCATGGCCTTTGCCTCATAAGGGAAACTTTATCTACATTATTCAGAAACATCATGGCTATTACCTCATAAGGGAAACTTTATCTATATTATTCAAAAACATCATGGCCATTACCTCATAAGGGAAACTTTATCTACATTATTCAGAAACAACCTTACAAATATCTATAGTAaactattaaatttttgatttggCTTCTAATATGAGGTCTCGTCATCGCTAAAACACTCTATAAAATATTCGTTTACAGTTTAAATGATAATTCGTTAAATCTCTTGGTACGGacatatgtttcaaatttcaaaattaagtcTAAGTGTAAGTTGCAGGTATAACTGTAACATTGAAGAGTACAGTGCGAGTATTTGATAGCATCTGAAAATAGCACAAACATGTCATATATTgaacatgaaaaaacaaaacaatatgttaAATACTATTTTCAGGCGTAATATTTGAACTGCTTTTTTCTGTGAAACTTTCAATAactatttcaatatgtttttcataTGAGCAGTTTGAATTACGATTGATTTTATTTATCGGCTGGACAGATTAATTGTGACAAACAAGACATGATATAGCAAAGCTATTACAGGCATGGAAAAATAATTACACTTCAGAAGTCTATACCTCCAATCATTTGTTTCATATCAATTGGtctttaaaaatgcataaatatatcCTTATTAACTAGAACATAGATACATCGGAGACAGTGTGGTGTTTTGTCTGAAATACGTACATTGCCTTAATCTTGAATGCCAGATGAAACTTTTTAACATTAACAACAAGCAAGCGGCCTCTAGATTCACACTATTGTGCTTTGAGCAAAGATTTTAAACTGCGTGTACATCCTCTCTACGGtgcctttttattttaaatgtgcactaaatttgaaaaaatgtgtAAGAGTATTAAATAAAACAACCGAAAATGGTCTTGATATTTGACTTTGCACTCGTCTACATGCTGGAAATGGTGTATTTATTCACAGATTTTTACATATGAAAGCCATTAGCTGCAACCTATTATCTGGTACCGTGATGATAGATTTCTATTGTTGCAGGTTCAACTGGGTGGCCAAACCTTTTCTTCGACAGGATGTTGCACTCCTTACAAAACTGTAGTACTCTTATATCCCTATTTCATATTGAAAGTTCGATACCTGTCGAATACAATTTATACATTGTAAATgacatgttttcatttaattGATCTTCTACGTTGCATGATATTATCTTTGAATTTCCTTTCGCTGGCCTATGCATAATGCAAAAATGCAAAACTAACAATGACGGTATTCTTTAtgattgatttaatcatattttattgctctttgatatatcattacaattacaattcaaacatacataatcaaagggcaaaagggtcggacaacaagttctgacaacattagaGACTGTCCTTCCCCTAAGCTGTAGTTAGAAAAAACGAACACAAAAAAGTAACATCATATACACTCGAGCAATAATATACTACAGATGGCGGATGAACAAGTGTTTATAAGAGAAAAAAGTAATGAAGATGAGAGCACTTATTCatgatgaaaaaagaaaaaaaaagaaaaaagaacacagaagaataatacaaagaaaaaaccCAAACACTTTCGATGTGATGGCATgagtctctctgtctgtctgcgACTGTCACGAGATGTTAaaagtttatataattttgaacaatgGTGGATTAATTTAGTCAGATATTAGTAAGATGTTGTTTGGTCTGTTgttaatattatgtattatttaaacctttctgtatgttttataaacttttgcACTTCGTTGAATATCTGTGAATTTTCCTCCATTGTTAAATCTTCTTTACCAAATAATAATGCGTTAGTACTTAGGGGATGATAAGGGCGTGTGGATGTAAATAATTGGTGTCTTTGATCTCGGAAACGattgcatttaaaaaagaaatgctcagcATCTTCAATGCCACAGCCACATTCACACTGAGCTGATtctattaaatgatttttaaaatgatcACCATTTAAACTACTACATATGTTTCTAATTCTGGCTTGATAAACAGACAATGTCCTTACACCTGATAAGTAAAACAAAGGAACTTGTGgaggttta
It contains:
- the LOC123543773 gene encoding transcription intermediary factor 1-alpha-like (The sequence of the model RefSeq protein was modified relative to this genomic sequence to represent the inferred CDS: added 100 bases not found in genome assembly), whose amino-acid sequence is MEVPGKTISTGENNTLCNICEDDDKVTHADGFCEECEEYMCSTCFDKHKKRKISRHHEFTDLNEVQSLQENKGSDDLEKCKLHCNEVVKFYCSHHEKIGCGDCMIFEHKSCRVEYIRDKARQFKDSQDCKDLIRRAEKCHLEAEEMFTSLKSNKIQVVDIHDKFTRDVNAFKEEMILHVTKLTNDMLKQGEDIKAMDMKSIDKLEKETEGVMNETSRLSDVFVSYSDRPQKLFVSSVLQKPKLNGLREQLDNIKGKNKISVYEFSCDGNLERSVKDCKQLGNMQTIKQSNKADIKEKVRPKEIAQHVPVPVLPKPQDAPAATDVRVSPLSPEKMQVVEDALKKPRCHTG